One Glycine max cultivar Williams 82 chromosome 4, Glycine_max_v4.0, whole genome shotgun sequence DNA segment encodes these proteins:
- the LOC106798635 gene encoding uncharacterized protein codes for MMFVSLVHDCCVKCRGHCQLIVLCPAENHVVWFCSLRRKPDVHIKSAINTAFKTLNSTSEGKFDQTTPRWLEIKSHVQSGGYECGYYVMHWMWNIIGGEVKTDWMMWFGDGTTHDIEIITSLRKKWA; via the exons ATGATGTTTGTGTCATTGGTACATGACTGTTGTGTCAAATGTAGGGGCCATTGTCAGCTCATTGTTTTGTGTCCAGCAGAGAACCATGTTGTGTGGTTTTGTTCTTTGCGTAGAAAGCCAGATGTTCATATAAAATCTGCAATTAACAC TGCATTTAAGACATTAAATTCAACTTCTGAGGGGAAATTTGATCAAACTACACCAAGGTGGCTAGAAATTAAG AGTCACGTTCAAAGCGGAGGCTATGAGTGtggctattatgtcatgcattggatgtggaacaTAATCGGCGGGGAGGTGAAGACTGATTGGATGATG TGGTTCGGTGATGGCACGACACACGACATCGAGATTATCACATCATTACGGAAGAAATgggcttaa